One segment of Halomonas sp. TD01 DNA contains the following:
- a CDS encoding F0F1 ATP synthase subunit epsilon, with protein sequence MANSFTCNIVSAEASIFSGSVEQVVASGIMGDLGILPGHAPLLTELQPGPIRVIHDGGQEENFFVSGGFMEVQPDVVTILADAAARASDLDEAAAEEARQQALKAFNEKSAELDYTRAAAELAEAVAQLRTIQQLRKKAGKG encoded by the coding sequence CAGCGCTGAAGCATCTATCTTCTCAGGCAGTGTTGAGCAGGTAGTGGCTTCCGGGATTATGGGTGACCTCGGCATTTTGCCGGGTCACGCCCCGTTGCTGACTGAGCTTCAGCCGGGCCCGATCCGCGTGATCCACGATGGTGGCCAGGAAGAGAACTTCTTTGTCTCTGGTGGCTTCATGGAAGTTCAGCCAGATGTCGTGACAATCCTGGCTGACGCCGCTGCGCGTGCTAGCGACCTCGATGAGGCCGCTGCTGAAGAAGCGCGTCAGCAGGCGTTGAAAGCCTTTAATGAGAAGTCAGCGGAGCTGGATTATACCCGTGCTGCCGCTGAACTTGCCGAAGCCGTTGCACAGCTACGAACGATTCAGCAGCTGCGCAAAAAGGCGGGTAAAGGCTAA